One genomic window of Medicago truncatula cultivar Jemalong A17 chromosome 1, MtrunA17r5.0-ANR, whole genome shotgun sequence includes the following:
- the LOC25484049 gene encoding riboflavin synthase, whose protein sequence is MAASSASFSVTLTAKTLTITSHTPHFRFKPSPLRIFLQSTRKPITLRTNAYIPIQCLFTGLVEEIGTVKKLGESPNGGFDLQLNAKTVLDGVSLGDSIAVNGTCLTVTEFDQIASDFTVGVAPETLRKTSLLELEPGSPVNLERALTPLSRMGGHFVQGHVDGTGEIVSMIPEGDSLWVKIRVEKKELLKYIVPKGFIAVDGTSLTVVDVFDDEGCFNFMLVAYTQNKIVVPMKKIGQKVNLEVDVLGKHVERLLSSGFVPSIAPNSLWSSSQEQ, encoded by the coding sequence ATGGCTGCTTCTTCTGCTTCATTTTCCGTCACCTTAACAGCAAAAACCCTAACAATCACTTCTCACACCCCCCATTTCCGATTCAAACCCTCCCCTCTTCGCATCTTCCTTCAATCCACCCGCAAACCCATCACCCTCCGCACCAACGCCTATATCCCAATCCAATGTCTCTTCACCGGTCTCGTCGAAGAAATCGGCACCGTCAAAAAACTCGGCGAATCTCCTAACGGCGGTTTCGACTTACAACTCAACGCTAAAACCGTCCTCGACGGCGTCAGCCTCGGTGACAGTATCGCTGTCAACGGCACATGCCTCACCGTAACAGAATTCGACCAAATCGCTTCTGATTTCACCGTCGGTGTAGCCCCAGAAACTCTGAGAAAAACATCTCTCCTCGAACTCGAACCCGGTTCACCGGTGAATCTCGAAAGAGCGTTAACTCCGTTGAGTAGAATGGGTGGACATTTTGTTCAAGGTCACGTGGATGGCACGGGGGAGATTGTTTCGATGATTCCTGAAGGGGATTCGTTGTGGGTGAAGATTAGGGTTGAGAAGAAGGAGTTGTTGAAGTATATTGTTCCTAAAGGGTTTATTGCTGTGGATGGGACTAGTTTGACTGTGGTTGATGTTTTTGACGATGAAGGTTGTTTCAATTTTATGTTGGTTGCTTATACTCAGAATAAGATTGTTGTTCCCATGAAGAAGATTGGTCAAAAGGTTAATCTTGAAGTTGATGTTCTTGGTAAGCATGTTGAGAGGCTTCTTAGTAGTGGTTTTGTTCCCTCCATTGCGCCGAATTCTTTATGGTCTTCATCACAGGAGCAGTAG